One stretch of Nocardia mangyaensis DNA includes these proteins:
- a CDS encoding serine hydrolase, translating to MVPGRGVIAAVVVSMTIAVGCAGATDDEPATTTAELAPNQVAGVALPADAVDNAVGRLDELAGSLMDSTGIPGMAVAVVHDGKTVYAKGFGVRDGRSGEQVDPDTVFQLASVSKSVAATVVANQVGADTVDWTTPVVDHLPTFALADPAVTAQLTVADLFAHRSGLPDHAGDRLEDLGYDRATILDRLRLEPLDPFRITYQYTNFGLTAGAEAVAAAAGTEWAQLSADVLYEPLGMQSTSSRFADFEARPNHAVGHVDIDGDWVARYTRDPDAQSPAGGVSSSVNDMTRWLTMLLGTGTNGATTIAPPEALLPAITPQVISSPAAAVDARAGTYGYGFNVSTSPAGRTTLSHSGAFALGAATSFQVIPSADVAIVALTNAAPIGVPETLTAEFADLVQFGEIREDWRTLYRDAFASMDEPEGDLSGEPAPTDPAPAQGLSAYTGTYDSDYWGPAMITTDDTGLVLTIGPAQRRYPLRHWDGDTFAFEPIGENAPPGSVSSATFTDGSLTLDYFDEDGLGTFTRGG from the coding sequence ATGGTGCCCGGGCGAGGCGTGATCGCCGCGGTCGTCGTTTCGATGACGATCGCGGTCGGCTGCGCGGGAGCCACCGACGATGAGCCCGCCACCACGACGGCCGAACTCGCACCGAATCAGGTCGCCGGAGTGGCCCTGCCCGCCGACGCGGTGGACAACGCCGTCGGCCGACTCGACGAGCTGGCCGGATCACTGATGGACAGCACCGGCATACCGGGAATGGCCGTCGCCGTGGTTCACGATGGAAAAACTGTGTACGCCAAGGGATTCGGCGTCCGTGATGGGCGTTCGGGCGAGCAGGTCGATCCCGACACGGTCTTCCAGCTGGCCTCGGTGTCGAAGTCGGTCGCGGCCACCGTCGTCGCCAACCAGGTCGGCGCGGACACCGTCGACTGGACGACCCCGGTGGTGGACCACCTGCCCACCTTCGCGCTGGCGGATCCGGCCGTCACCGCCCAGCTCACCGTCGCCGACCTGTTCGCGCACCGCAGCGGCCTGCCCGATCACGCGGGCGATCGACTGGAGGACCTCGGCTACGACCGGGCCACGATCCTGGACCGGCTCCGCCTCGAACCGCTCGACCCGTTCCGGATCACCTACCAGTACACCAACTTCGGGCTCACCGCGGGCGCGGAAGCGGTCGCCGCCGCGGCCGGGACCGAGTGGGCGCAGTTGTCGGCCGATGTCCTCTACGAACCTCTGGGCATGCAGTCGACCAGTTCGCGCTTCGCCGACTTCGAGGCGCGCCCGAACCACGCCGTCGGCCATGTTGACATCGACGGCGACTGGGTCGCCCGCTACACCCGCGACCCCGACGCCCAGTCCCCCGCGGGCGGGGTGAGTTCCTCGGTGAACGACATGACCCGCTGGCTGACGATGCTGCTCGGCACCGGCACGAACGGAGCCACCACGATCGCCCCACCGGAGGCGCTGCTGCCCGCGATCACCCCGCAGGTGATCTCGTCCCCGGCCGCTGCCGTCGACGCGCGAGCGGGCACCTACGGGTACGGCTTCAACGTGTCGACCTCGCCCGCCGGCCGCACGACCCTCAGCCATTCCGGCGCCTTCGCCCTCGGCGCGGCGACCAGCTTCCAGGTGATCCCGTCGGCCGACGTGGCGATCGTCGCCCTCACCAACGCGGCCCCCATCGGCGTCCCGGAGACACTGACCGCCGAGTTCGCCGATCTGGTGCAGTTCGGCGAGATTCGCGAGGACTGGCGCACGCTCTACCGAGATGCCTTCGCCTCGATGGACGAGCCGGAAGGCGACCTGTCCGGTGAGCCGGCACCCACCGACCCCGCTCCCGCCCAGGGGTTGTCGGCCTATACCGGCACCTACGACAGCGACTACTGGGGCCCGGCGATGATCACGACCGACGACACGGGCCTCGTCCTCACCATCGGCCCCGCGCAACGGCGCTACCCCCTGCGGCACTGGGACGGCGACACCTTCGCCTTCGAGCCGATCGGCGAGAACGCCCCGCCGGGCAGCGTCTCCTCGGCGACCTTCACCGACGGCTCGCTCACCCTGGATTACTTCGACGAGGACGGCCTCGGCACCTTCACCAGGGGCGGCTGA
- a CDS encoding ATP-binding cassette domain-containing protein, translating to MPDAIVAEGLVKRYGRVTALDGLDLSVPEGTVTALLGPNGAGKTTTVRVLTTLLVPDEGRATVAGVDVLNDPQTLRSRIGASGQYSAVDEYLTGFENLEMVGRLYHLGIKRSKERARELLERFRLADAADRPVKGYSGGMRRRLDLAGALVANPPVLFLDEPTTGLDPRARLDLWDVIEELVAGGTTLLLTTQYMDEADRLADAIGVIDHGKVIARGTADELKTLVGGDRIELTVADVDELATAQQVLGGLADGEIHVEPALRRLVVPVADGSQDLVTAIGRLTEHKVKINDVALRRPSLDDVFLTLTGHEAEELVNGDAELAKEGQSR from the coding sequence ATGCCCGACGCAATCGTCGCCGAGGGGCTGGTCAAGCGGTACGGACGGGTGACCGCCCTCGACGGACTCGATCTGTCGGTTCCCGAAGGCACCGTCACCGCCTTGCTCGGGCCCAACGGCGCGGGCAAGACCACCACAGTCCGCGTACTCACCACCCTGCTCGTCCCCGATGAGGGACGGGCCACCGTCGCGGGGGTCGATGTGCTCAACGACCCGCAAACACTGCGCTCACGGATCGGCGCGTCCGGTCAGTACTCCGCCGTCGACGAATACCTCACCGGGTTCGAGAACCTCGAAATGGTCGGCAGGCTCTATCACCTGGGCATCAAACGGAGCAAGGAACGCGCGCGCGAACTACTCGAACGGTTCCGCCTCGCCGATGCCGCCGACCGTCCGGTGAAGGGCTACTCCGGCGGTATGCGCCGGCGCCTCGATCTCGCGGGCGCGCTGGTGGCCAATCCGCCGGTGCTGTTCCTCGACGAACCGACGACCGGTCTGGACCCGCGGGCCCGGCTCGACCTGTGGGACGTCATCGAGGAACTCGTCGCCGGCGGCACCACCCTGCTGCTCACCACCCAGTACATGGACGAGGCCGACCGGCTCGCCGACGCCATCGGCGTGATCGACCACGGCAAGGTGATCGCCCGCGGCACCGCCGACGAACTCAAGACCCTCGTGGGCGGCGACCGGATCGAACTCACCGTCGCCGATGTCGACGAGCTCGCCACCGCCCAACAGGTGCTCGGCGGGCTGGCCGACGGCGAGATCCACGTCGAACCGGCGCTGCGCAGGCTCGTCGTCCCGGTGGCCGATGGCTCCCAGGATCTGGTCACCGCGATCGGACGGCTCACCGAACACAAAGTGAAGATCAACGACGTCGCGTTGCGCAGACCCTCGCTCGACGATGTCTTCCTCACCCTCACCGGGCACGAGGCCGAAGAACTCGTCAACGGAGATGCCGAGCTCGCCAAGGAAGGACAGTCTCGATGA
- a CDS encoding ABC transporter permease, translating into MSAIVDTAEIHRPGLGERLQMVATDSVTIAKRNVIKIKRVPDVLIFSTMSPIMFVLLFAYLFGSVIQVPGVEGGYREFLIVGIFVQTVVFGASFTGAGLAEDMQKGIIDRFRSLPMAPSAVLVGRTVSDVVINVVSLVVMSVTGLIVGWRIRGSFLDAVLAYVLMLLFAYAVSWIMAVVGLLVRSPEVFNNASFMVIFPLTFLANTFVPIQDLPTPLRIFAEWNPVSAVTQATRNLFGNTDPNAPEPTAWSLQNPAAMTLIWVVVILVVFVPLAQRQYRRTVSR; encoded by the coding sequence ATGAGCGCCATCGTCGACACCGCCGAGATCCACCGCCCCGGGTTGGGGGAACGGCTGCAGATGGTCGCCACCGACAGCGTCACCATCGCCAAGCGCAACGTCATCAAGATCAAACGGGTACCCGACGTCCTGATCTTCTCGACCATGTCGCCGATCATGTTCGTGCTGCTGTTCGCCTACCTGTTCGGCTCGGTGATCCAGGTCCCCGGTGTCGAGGGCGGCTACCGCGAGTTCCTGATCGTCGGCATCTTCGTGCAGACCGTGGTGTTCGGTGCCTCGTTCACCGGCGCCGGTCTGGCCGAGGACATGCAGAAGGGCATCATCGACCGGTTCCGGTCGCTACCGATGGCACCCTCGGCGGTGCTGGTCGGGCGCACGGTCAGCGACGTGGTGATCAACGTGGTCAGCCTCGTGGTGATGTCGGTGACCGGGCTGATCGTCGGTTGGCGGATCCGTGGATCGTTCCTCGACGCGGTCCTCGCCTACGTGCTGATGCTGCTGTTCGCCTACGCGGTCTCCTGGATCATGGCGGTGGTCGGCCTGCTGGTCCGCAGCCCCGAGGTGTTCAACAACGCCAGTTTCATGGTGATCTTCCCACTCACCTTCCTGGCCAACACCTTTGTGCCGATCCAGGACCTGCCGACTCCGCTGCGCATCTTCGCCGAGTGGAACCCGGTCTCGGCGGTCACACAGGCCACGCGCAACCTGTTCGGTAACACCGATCCGAACGCGCCCGAGCCCACGGCCTGGTCGCTGCAGAACCCGGCGGCGATGACGTTGATCTGGGTCGTCGTCATCCTGGTCGTGTTCGTGCCGCTGGCGCAGCGCCAGTACCGCAGGACGGTGAGCCGCTAG
- a CDS encoding peptidylprolyl isomerase, whose amino-acid sequence MTSPNQTAVATLHTNHGDIKIALFGNHAPKTVRNFVGLADGSAPYTTANAGGTDAGPFYDGAVFHRVIPGFMIQGGDPTGTGRGGPGYEFGDEFHPELRFDRGYLLAMANAGPGTNGSQFFVTVGAQPHLNRKHTIFGEVVDPDSRKVIDAIALVKTDRNDRPTEPVVISSITLA is encoded by the coding sequence GTGACCTCACCCAACCAGACGGCCGTGGCGACGCTGCACACCAACCACGGCGATATCAAGATCGCGCTCTTCGGTAACCACGCGCCCAAGACGGTGCGCAACTTCGTCGGCCTCGCCGACGGCAGTGCGCCCTACACCACCGCCAATGCCGGCGGCACGGACGCAGGCCCGTTCTATGACGGCGCCGTCTTCCACCGGGTGATCCCGGGGTTCATGATCCAGGGCGGCGATCCCACCGGGACCGGGCGTGGCGGTCCCGGCTACGAGTTCGGCGACGAATTCCACCCGGAACTGCGCTTCGATCGTGGCTACCTGCTCGCGATGGCCAATGCCGGACCGGGCACCAACGGCTCGCAGTTCTTCGTCACCGTCGGCGCGCAGCCTCATCTGAATCGCAAGCACACGATCTTCGGCGAGGTGGTCGACCCCGATTCACGCAAGGTGATCGACGCGATCGCCTTGGTGAAGACCGATCGCAACGATCGGCCGACCGAGCCGGTCGTCATCTCCTCGATCACCCTCGCCTGA
- a CDS encoding PH domain-containing protein → MNAGESDGATSWTTPVSALVAVTGGGFVLVVAAILAQDGPSRLLVGLAAFAVLAMAVLGVRQRPRLTMVPEPAPRLVIGTLTGPKEYPLDRIDRIRMVSYRRLGRKSAMLEVDVQHGDSERLLIFGRWDLGTNPHDVYDALVVNGFASVTDG, encoded by the coding sequence GTGAACGCTGGGGAATCCGACGGCGCCACCTCGTGGACGACGCCCGTCTCAGCTCTCGTCGCGGTGACCGGCGGCGGATTCGTGCTGGTCGTGGCCGCGATCCTCGCCCAGGACGGGCCGAGCAGGCTACTCGTCGGCCTCGCAGCGTTCGCTGTGCTCGCGATGGCCGTGCTCGGTGTCCGCCAGCGCCCCCGGCTGACGATGGTTCCCGAACCCGCGCCGCGCCTGGTGATCGGCACACTCACTGGCCCGAAGGAGTATCCACTCGATCGGATCGACCGGATCAGGATGGTTTCCTACCGTCGTCTCGGCCGTAAGAGCGCGATGCTCGAGGTCGACGTGCAGCACGGCGACAGCGAGCGCCTGCTGATCTTCGGTCGCTGGGATCTCGGTACCAACCCACACGATGTGTACGACGCGCTGGTCGTCAACGGATTCGCCTCGGTCACCGACGGCTGA
- the crgA gene encoding cell division protein CrgA, whose product MPKSKVRKKADYTPSPASRTPVKVKAGPSPVWYVAIMLGFMLAGLLWLIVYYLAAEQISWMNDLNAWNFLIGFGLMVIGLIMTMRWR is encoded by the coding sequence ATGCCCAAGTCCAAGGTCCGCAAGAAGGCCGACTACACCCCGAGCCCCGCCAGCCGCACCCCGGTGAAGGTGAAGGCGGGCCCGTCGCCGGTCTGGTACGTCGCGATCATGCTTGGCTTCATGCTCGCCGGTCTCCTCTGGTTGATCGTCTATTACCTGGCTGCCGAGCAGATCAGCTGGATGAACGACCTGAACGCCTGGAACTTCCTGATCGGCTTCGGCCTGATGGTCATCGGCCTGATCATGACCATGCGATGGCGCTGA
- a CDS encoding aminodeoxychorismate/anthranilate synthase component II — MRVLVVDNYDSFVFNLVQYLGQLGAEAVVWRNDDQRLADLDALLTRGDAGGAFDGVLVSPGPGSPDRAGASIPLVHAAAKHGTPLLGVCLGHQAIGEAFGGTVAKAPELLHGKTSSVFHIGSGVLAGLPDPFTATRYHSLTVVPETMPAELEVVGHTDSGIVMAMRHRSLPIHGVQFHPESVLTQGGHRMLANWLEVCGERPSEALVSALEAEVAALVTS; from the coding sequence ATGCGTGTATTGGTCGTCGACAACTACGACAGCTTCGTGTTCAACCTGGTGCAGTACCTCGGCCAGCTTGGTGCCGAGGCCGTGGTCTGGCGCAACGACGACCAGCGACTCGCCGATCTCGACGCCCTGCTCACCCGCGGCGACGCCGGCGGCGCCTTCGACGGCGTTCTGGTCAGCCCCGGCCCCGGCAGTCCCGACCGGGCCGGGGCGAGTATCCCGCTGGTACACGCGGCCGCGAAGCACGGCACACCGCTGCTCGGGGTGTGCCTGGGCCACCAGGCGATCGGCGAGGCCTTCGGCGGCACCGTGGCCAAGGCGCCGGAACTGCTGCACGGCAAGACCAGCTCGGTGTTCCACATCGGCTCCGGTGTGTTGGCCGGACTGCCCGATCCGTTCACCGCGACCCGCTACCACTCGCTCACCGTGGTCCCCGAGACCATGCCCGCGGAGCTGGAAGTGGTCGGGCACACCGACAGCGGCATCGTGATGGCCATGCGCCACCGCAGCCTGCCCATCCACGGTGTGCAGTTCCACCCGGAGTCGGTGCTCACCCAAGGCGGGCACCGGATGCTGGCCAACTGGCTCGAGGTGTGCGGCGAACGCCCGTCGGAGGCCCTGGTGTCGGCGCTCGAGGCGGAGGTCGCCGCGCTGGTGACGTCGTGA
- a CDS encoding RibD family protein, which produces MTARPRVLLSVAASLDGYIDDASTQRLLLSNSADLDRVDQVRADSDAILVGAQTLRTDNPRLLVNSAERRAARGAAGKPEYPVKVTVTDSGELDPELRFWHTGGGKLVYTSESGAARLRGRLDSSAEVVVLGSRLALPALLDDLGARGVERLMVEGGTGMHTGFLAADLVDEIRLAIAPILVGDPAAPRFVAPARFPGGAQRRLRLAGVEQLGDVAVLNYLVDRSTEPENYV; this is translated from the coding sequence GTGACCGCCCGCCCCCGGGTCCTGCTCTCGGTGGCGGCCAGCCTCGACGGCTACATCGACGACGCGAGCACACAGCGGCTGCTGCTGTCCAACAGCGCCGACCTCGACCGGGTCGACCAGGTGCGCGCCGACTCCGATGCCATCCTGGTCGGCGCGCAGACCTTGCGCACCGACAACCCCCGGCTGCTGGTGAACAGCGCCGAGCGCCGGGCTGCGCGGGGGGCGGCGGGCAAGCCGGAGTATCCGGTGAAGGTGACTGTCACCGATTCCGGCGAGCTCGATCCCGAGCTGCGCTTCTGGCACACCGGCGGCGGCAAACTCGTCTACACCTCCGAGTCGGGCGCGGCCCGGCTGCGGGGCCGCCTCGACAGTTCGGCCGAGGTCGTCGTCCTCGGCTCGCGCCTCGCCCTGCCCGCGCTGCTCGACGATCTCGGGGCGCGCGGCGTCGAGCGCTTGATGGTCGAGGGCGGCACCGGGATGCACACCGGCTTCCTCGCGGCGGATCTGGTCGACGAGATCCGGCTCGCGATCGCTCCGATCCTGGTCGGCGACCCGGCCGCCCCGCGCTTCGTCGCCCCCGCGCGATTCCCCGGCGGTGCACAACGTCGGCTGCGGCTGGCGGGTGTGGAACAACTTGGGGATGTCGCTGTGCTGAACTACCTGGTCGACCGGTCGACCGAGCCCGAAAACTACGTGTGA
- a CDS encoding deaminase: protein MSAGSTASTDERFMHRAIELARKCPPSATAFSVGAVIVADGVEIATGYSRETDEKVHAEESALNKLDPDDPRLTRATIYSTLEPCSTRATANRPPCADRIVAAGIPTVVIAWREPSLFVAACEGVDTLRTHGVRVVELTELATEAMSMNTHLDLS from the coding sequence GTGAGCGCAGGTAGTACCGCCAGCACCGACGAGCGGTTCATGCACAGGGCGATCGAACTCGCCCGGAAGTGCCCTCCCAGCGCCACGGCCTTTTCGGTCGGCGCGGTGATCGTCGCCGATGGGGTGGAGATCGCCACCGGCTACTCCCGCGAGACCGACGAGAAGGTGCACGCGGAGGAATCGGCGCTGAACAAGCTCGACCCGGACGACCCGCGACTGACCAGGGCGACGATCTACAGCACGCTCGAACCGTGCTCGACCCGCGCCACGGCGAACCGACCACCGTGTGCCGACCGCATCGTGGCGGCGGGCATCCCCACGGTGGTCATCGCCTGGCGCGAGCCGAGCCTGTTCGTCGCCGCGTGTGAGGGTGTGGACACACTCCGCACGCACGGCGTTCGAGTGGTGGAGTTGACCGAGCTGGCCACCGAGGCCATGTCGATGAACACCCACCTCGATCTGAGCTGA
- a CDS encoding CBS domain-containing protein, whose product MTTARDIMKPGAQWITRGDTVATAATAMAELGVGSLVVADDDERMCGIITDRDIVVKCIALGLSPETTTAAQLCESTPRWVSADADVEDVLDQMESHRIKRMPVIENKRLVGMISEADLARHLDDNQLGEFVTAIYGRP is encoded by the coding sequence ATGACCACAGCCAGGGACATCATGAAACCGGGCGCGCAGTGGATCACCCGTGGCGACACTGTGGCAACCGCGGCGACGGCGATGGCCGAACTCGGTGTCGGCTCGCTCGTCGTCGCCGATGACGATGAGCGCATGTGCGGCATCATCACCGATCGCGACATCGTGGTGAAGTGCATCGCGCTCGGCCTGTCCCCGGAGACGACGACCGCGGCGCAGCTGTGCGAGTCGACCCCGCGCTGGGTCAGCGCCGACGCCGATGTGGAAGACGTGCTCGACCAGATGGAGAGTCACCGGATCAAGCGGATGCCGGTGATCGAGAACAAGCGGCTGGTCGGCATGATCAGCGAGGCCGATCTGGCCAGGCATCTCGACGACAATCAGCTCGGCGAGTTCGTCACCGCCATCTACGGGCGGCCCTGA
- the pknB gene encoding Stk1 family PASTA domain-containing Ser/Thr kinase produces MTTPKNLSSRYELGEIIGFGGMSEVHKARDVRLSRDVAIKVLRADLARDPTFYLRFKREAQNAAALNHPAIVAVYDTGEATVDGGPLPYIVMEYVEGDTLRDIVRGKGPLAPRKAMEVVADVCAALDFSHKAGIVHRDMKPANIMINRAGAVKVMDFGIARAIADSANPMTQTAAVIGTAQYLSPEQARGESVDARSDVYSVGCVLFEILTGQPPFTGDSPVAVAYQHVKEDPPLPSSVNPGVPRELDSVILKAMAKNPANRYQTAAEMRADLIRVLGGQKPSAPMVMNDEDRTTIMDYDDEPAPRSFRDRSDDTAEQAAAAPPEESRNRTGLIALGVAAAVAVAFGMFWVLVGPGSKADQVAVPDLSGTPAQQAQSELQAAGFNVAVQQKPDGKVAIGNVIATQPLGGSRIDEGSTVTLQVSTGPAQVQVPRLLGLTQAEAEQKLNSIGLQLDPNVERKASSTAETDKVTGQEPSGGVRVDIDQPIVVTIGSGPEQVPVPFVVGQDISVAEPNLVGSSGFEINVEEVKSTAPRGQVIATDPAGGTRVDKGSTITVQVSSGDRITMPDLTGLTPAQAQDQLRELGWTGQLSQTSVLTLDGSTVGKIVGQSPLPNSSTTMTSNIVIRVGASLGG; encoded by the coding sequence ATGACCACCCCGAAGAATCTCTCCTCGCGGTACGAGCTGGGCGAGATCATCGGGTTCGGCGGCATGTCGGAGGTGCACAAAGCCCGCGATGTCCGCCTCTCGCGCGATGTCGCGATCAAGGTGCTGCGCGCCGATCTGGCGCGCGACCCCACGTTCTACCTGCGCTTCAAGCGCGAGGCGCAGAACGCGGCGGCGCTGAACCATCCGGCGATCGTGGCTGTTTACGACACCGGCGAGGCCACCGTCGACGGCGGCCCGCTGCCCTACATCGTGATGGAGTACGTCGAGGGCGACACCCTGCGCGACATCGTGCGCGGCAAGGGCCCGCTCGCCCCGCGCAAGGCGATGGAGGTCGTCGCCGACGTGTGCGCCGCGCTCGATTTCAGCCACAAGGCCGGGATCGTGCACCGCGACATGAAGCCGGCCAACATCATGATCAACCGCGCCGGCGCGGTGAAGGTGATGGACTTCGGCATCGCGCGCGCGATCGCCGACAGCGCCAACCCGATGACCCAGACCGCCGCGGTGATCGGCACCGCCCAGTACCTCTCGCCCGAGCAGGCGCGCGGCGAGAGTGTCGACGCGCGCTCGGACGTGTACTCGGTGGGCTGCGTGCTGTTCGAGATCCTCACCGGGCAGCCGCCGTTCACCGGTGACTCGCCGGTCGCGGTCGCCTATCAGCACGTCAAGGAAGACCCGCCGCTGCCGTCGTCGGTCAATCCCGGCGTGCCGCGCGAGCTCGACTCGGTGATCCTCAAGGCGATGGCCAAGAACCCGGCCAACCGGTACCAGACGGCCGCGGAGATGCGCGCCGATCTGATCCGGGTGCTCGGCGGGCAGAAGCCGAGCGCGCCGATGGTGATGAACGACGAGGACCGCACCACCATCATGGATTACGACGACGAGCCCGCGCCGCGCTCGTTCCGTGATCGCAGCGACGACACCGCCGAGCAGGCCGCCGCCGCGCCGCCGGAGGAATCCCGCAACCGGACCGGCCTGATCGCGCTCGGCGTCGCCGCCGCGGTCGCGGTCGCGTTCGGCATGTTCTGGGTTCTGGTCGGTCCGGGCAGCAAGGCCGACCAGGTGGCCGTGCCCGATCTGTCCGGCACGCCGGCCCAGCAGGCGCAGAGCGAACTGCAGGCGGCCGGGTTCAATGTGGCCGTGCAGCAGAAGCCGGACGGCAAGGTGGCGATCGGCAATGTCATCGCGACCCAGCCGTTGGGCGGTTCGCGCATCGACGAGGGCAGCACCGTCACCCTGCAGGTCTCGACCGGGCCCGCACAGGTACAGGTGCCCCGGCTGCTCGGTCTCACCCAGGCCGAGGCGGAGCAGAAGCTGAATTCGATCGGGCTGCAACTGGACCCGAACGTGGAGCGCAAGGCGTCGAGCACGGCCGAGACCGACAAGGTGACCGGGCAGGAACCGTCCGGCGGTGTGCGCGTCGACATCGACCAGCCGATCGTGGTCACCATCGGCTCGGGGCCCGAGCAGGTGCCCGTCCCGTTCGTCGTCGGGCAGGACATCTCGGTTGCTGAGCCGAATCTGGTAGGCAGCTCGGGGTTCGAGATCAATGTCGAGGAGGTCAAGTCGACCGCGCCTCGAGGGCAGGTGATCGCCACCGATCCGGCTGGTGGTACCAGAGTCGACAAGGGATCGACGATCACCGTGCAGGTTTCCTCTGGCGACCGGATCACTATGCCGGACCTGACCGGACTCACTCCAGCCCAGGCCCAAGATCAGCTGCGGGAACTCGGCTGGACCGGCCAGCTCAGCCAGACTTCTGTCCTCACCCTCGACGGCTCGACTGTCGGCAAGATCGTCGGTCAAAGTCCGTTGCCCAATTCTTCGACCACGATGACGAGCAACATCGTCATTCGGGTGGGCGCTTCGCTCGGAGGGTAG
- a CDS encoding protein kinase domain-containing protein: MLNNGAMIADRYRLQRLIATGGMGQVWEAMDTRLDRRVAVKVLKTEFSADPTFRQRFRTEARTTAQLNHSGIAGIYDYGETTDPSGGETAYLVMELVQGEPLNAVLNRMGRLSVIQGLDMLEQTGRALEVAHLAGVVHRDVKPGNILVTPTGQVKITDFGIAKAVDASPVTKTGMVMGTAQYIAPEQAVGEDATAASDVYSLGIVGYEALAGVRPFTGDGAITVAMKHVRDAPPPMPADLPANVHELIAITMAKDPTQRYSSGGEFADAVAAVRAGHMPPVPAGGVSPSMTGATRVLPPGPTMAIPAAAGAEYDGATMRFGSQGGPPVGGYSGPATQAAAPAAGAADPSKSNQKWWLIALGAGAVLLGGVALWVLFGGEPNRGSTTTTTTVQTTTTPPPPVTTTVPLPPPVVVPEETTTQPPQPTTTTEEPTTTEPPVTTTEPPTTTTQPDPTTTTKTTSSPPTTTTEPVVATTTVRNRPQLPSFDLPFPDGDSDSAVGPTLTVDNNPPSQGQP, encoded by the coding sequence ATGCTGAACAACGGCGCCATGATCGCTGACCGCTACCGCCTGCAACGGCTCATCGCCACCGGTGGCATGGGTCAGGTGTGGGAAGCGATGGACACCCGGCTCGACCGCCGGGTGGCGGTCAAGGTCCTCAAGACCGAGTTCTCCGCCGACCCGACGTTCCGGCAGCGATTCCGGACCGAGGCACGCACCACCGCGCAGCTCAACCACTCCGGGATCGCGGGCATCTACGACTACGGCGAGACCACCGATCCCTCCGGGGGCGAGACCGCCTACCTGGTGATGGAGCTCGTGCAGGGCGAGCCGCTCAACGCGGTGCTCAACCGGATGGGCAGGCTCTCGGTCATCCAGGGTCTGGACATGCTCGAGCAGACCGGGCGCGCACTCGAAGTCGCGCACCTCGCGGGCGTGGTGCACCGGGACGTGAAACCGGGCAACATCCTCGTCACCCCGACCGGCCAGGTGAAGATCACCGACTTCGGCATCGCCAAGGCCGTCGACGCCTCCCCGGTCACCAAGACCGGCATGGTGATGGGCACCGCCCAGTACATCGCGCCCGAGCAGGCCGTCGGCGAGGACGCCACCGCCGCCAGCGACGTGTACTCCCTCGGCATCGTCGGCTACGAGGCCCTGGCCGGGGTGCGCCCGTTCACCGGCGACGGCGCGATCACCGTCGCGATGAAGCACGTGCGCGACGCCCCGCCGCCGATGCCCGCCGATCTGCCCGCCAACGTGCACGAGCTGATCGCGATCACGATGGCCAAGGACCCGACCCAGCGCTACAGCAGCGGCGGCGAGTTCGCCGACGCCGTGGCCGCGGTGCGCGCCGGGCACATGCCGCCGGTGCCCGCCGGTGGCGTCTCGCCGTCGATGACCGGGGCGACCAGGGTGCTTCCGCCCGGCCCCACCATGGCCATCCCCGCCGCCGCAGGCGCCGAATACGACGGTGCGACCATGCGTTTCGGCAGCCAGGGTGGCCCGCCCGTCGGCGGCTACAGCGGCCCGGCCACCCAGGCCGCCGCACCCGCGGCGGGCGCGGCCGACCCGAGCAAGAGCAATCAGAAGTGGTGGCTCATCGCCCTCGGCGCGGGCGCGGTCTTGCTCGGTGGCGTGGCGCTGTGGGTGCTGTTCGGCGGTGAGCCGAACCGCGGTTCGACAACGACAACCACCACGGTGCAGACCACCACCACCCCGCCGCCGCCGGTGACCACCACCGTGCCGCTGCCGCCGCCGGTCGTCGTGCCCGAGGAGACCACGACGCAACCGCCGCAACCGACGACGACCACCGAGGAACCGACCACCACCGAACCGCCGGTGACCACGACCGAGCCGCCGACCACGACAACCCAGCCCGATCCGACGACGACAACCAAGACGACGAGCTCGCCGCCGACCACGACCACCGAGCCCGTGGTGGCGACCACCACCGTGCGTAACCGCCCCCAGCTGCCCAGCTTCGACTTACCGTTTCCCGACGGTGACAGCGACAGCGCCGTAGGCCCGACCCTCACCGTCGACAACAACCCACCGTCACAAGGACAGCCATGA